One Novipirellula galeiformis DNA segment encodes these proteins:
- a CDS encoding nuclease-related domain-containing protein, translated as MEQLLHWLMIVLLPTSIMIAAVAPVILFAAYWRREQSKKTRQNPLTRALLRAPGHSLRKRIDDLEIGVDSLIMAWMLLPPLLCVFHLFDSYFRETPESITRIVLEGLVFIGASIMIGRNLKKKLDHLRYYKLGLEGELATGQELDQLMLEGCRVFHDIPFPYGNIDHVVVSPSGVFSVNTKMRGKPKEGEGKAEIVIDYEKGEIRFPDFKWRIPNKQLETESRWLSQHLSAAMDEFIEAKPILALPGWFISKRIGRGKVFVINPVKPKRFFVQSRQVLSGTRISQLAHHLEQLCRDVQPSFREDPNWDKQT; from the coding sequence GTGGAACAATTACTTCACTGGCTGATGATCGTGCTGTTGCCTACCTCTATTATGATTGCCGCGGTAGCGCCCGTGATTCTCTTCGCTGCCTATTGGCGTCGCGAGCAATCGAAGAAGACGAGACAGAATCCGCTAACGCGAGCATTGCTCCGAGCTCCCGGCCACTCGTTACGCAAGCGAATTGACGACCTAGAGATTGGCGTCGACTCTCTGATAATGGCCTGGATGCTCTTGCCGCCGTTGCTTTGCGTGTTCCATCTTTTTGATTCTTACTTTAGAGAAACTCCCGAATCGATAACGCGTATCGTCTTGGAAGGACTGGTGTTCATCGGAGCGTCGATCATGATTGGTCGGAATCTGAAAAAGAAGCTCGATCATTTGCGTTACTACAAGCTTGGACTGGAAGGAGAACTGGCGACCGGCCAAGAACTTGACCAACTGATGTTGGAGGGGTGCCGTGTATTCCATGACATCCCGTTTCCGTACGGCAACATTGACCATGTCGTCGTCAGTCCCAGCGGAGTGTTTAGCGTCAATACGAAGATGCGGGGCAAGCCCAAGGAGGGCGAGGGCAAGGCCGAGATCGTTATCGATTATGAAAAAGGCGAGATTCGATTCCCTGATTTCAAATGGCGAATTCCCAACAAGCAACTTGAAACCGAATCCCGATGGCTCTCGCAACACTTGTCTGCCGCAATGGATGAGTTCATTGAAGCCAAGCCGATCTTGGCTCTTCCCGGCTGGTTCATTTCCAAGCGAATCGGTCGAGGCAAAGTGTTCGTGATCAACCCTGTGAAACCCAAGCGGTTCTTCGTTCAATCACGGCAGGTGCTCTCGGGCACTCGAATCAGCCAATTGGCCCATCACTTGGAACAACTCTGCCGCGATGTGCAGCCGTCATTCCGCGAAGATCCAAATTGGGATAAGCAAACCTAA
- a CDS encoding Crp/Fnr family transcriptional regulator, protein MPEKLWHLKNCDIFGKLLPEEIKRLESRSRSRSFPARSPVYLPSEKADSVFLLAKGLVKVCNLTSDGKQSILAFVEPGELFGELAIFAEAARDEYVEAVDAATVVMIPAEELQQLMSHHNGVALEITKMVGLRRHRIERRLKNLMFLSNRDRLIHLLLDLAEQFGVCDSEGIRLRIKLAHQELANLMGSTRETVTILLGHLKSEGLIHVGRRKIVLVNTEQLAASVDRRIPVLR, encoded by the coding sequence ATGCCTGAAAAATTGTGGCACCTTAAAAACTGTGACATCTTCGGGAAACTGCTTCCCGAAGAGATCAAGCGACTCGAGTCGCGAAGTCGCTCGCGATCGTTTCCCGCTCGCAGTCCTGTTTACCTGCCGAGCGAGAAAGCGGACAGCGTCTTCTTGCTCGCCAAGGGCCTCGTGAAAGTTTGTAATCTCACGTCGGACGGAAAACAGTCCATCCTCGCGTTTGTGGAGCCAGGAGAACTGTTTGGTGAGTTGGCTATTTTTGCGGAGGCCGCGCGAGACGAATACGTGGAAGCGGTCGACGCCGCAACGGTGGTGATGATCCCTGCGGAGGAGCTCCAGCAGTTGATGTCGCATCACAATGGAGTGGCGTTGGAGATCACCAAGATGGTCGGACTGCGCCGGCACCGTATTGAACGCCGATTGAAGAACTTGATGTTCCTCTCTAACCGCGATCGTTTGATCCACTTGCTACTTGATTTGGCGGAACAGTTTGGCGTTTGTGATTCCGAAGGCATCCGGTTGCGAATCAAATTGGCGCATCAGGAGCTTGCCAATTTGATGGGCAGCACTCGCGAGACCGTGACAATCCTACTGGGCCACTTGAAATCGGAAGGTCTGATTCATGTCGGTCGACGAAAGATCGTGCTCGTCAACACGGAACAACTGGCCGCATCGGTCGATCGCAGAATCCCTGTCCTGCGGTAG
- a CDS encoding mercuric reductase — protein sequence MASELIQLQPHDEHNSKLEANVHPPTWTNPTPSQPYHLVVIGAGTAGLVTAAGAAGLGARVALIERELMGGDCLNVGCVPSKGVIRAARVAATVRDASPYGVEVPEGVAVDFAKAMQRMRRLRASISPADSAKRFSDLGIDVFFGQGAFVNDNTIMVTRGDGSVTPLHYKKAVIASGARASAPPIEGLDSVHYLTNESLFSLTELPRRFGIVGGGPIGSEMAQAFARFGSEVFLFQRGDHILPREDADAAAVVQKHFERDGIQLMFDSKDMKVGPADDGAIRVQVTQDGKPSETIVDQLLIAVGRAPNVDGLNLEAVKVKYDHAGVDVNDFMQTSNPRIYAAGDICSKYKFTHAADFQARIVIQNALFAVGPFGKKKASDLVIPWATYTSPEIAHVGLYEQEAKQAGVEIDTYIQHFADVDRAILEGQDDGFVKIHTKKGTGTIVGATIVAENAGDMISEITVAMVGGLGLGKIASAIHPYPTQAEAIRKLGDQFNRTRLTPISKGVLGCLRRLNVGA from the coding sequence ATGGCCTCTGAATTGATCCAATTGCAACCTCACGACGAACACAACTCAAAGCTTGAAGCGAACGTCCATCCGCCGACGTGGACCAATCCGACACCGAGCCAACCCTATCATTTGGTCGTCATCGGTGCTGGAACGGCGGGGCTGGTGACGGCTGCCGGAGCCGCCGGACTTGGCGCCCGCGTCGCGTTAATCGAGCGAGAATTGATGGGGGGAGATTGTTTGAACGTGGGCTGCGTGCCGTCCAAAGGTGTCATCCGAGCGGCCCGGGTTGCGGCGACGGTGCGTGACGCATCGCCCTACGGAGTCGAGGTGCCTGAGGGGGTCGCCGTCGACTTTGCCAAAGCGATGCAGAGGATGCGTCGTTTGCGGGCATCGATCAGTCCCGCCGATTCGGCCAAACGCTTCTCTGACCTGGGCATCGATGTCTTCTTTGGCCAAGGCGCGTTTGTCAATGACAACACCATCATGGTGACACGTGGTGATGGCTCCGTCACTCCGCTCCATTACAAAAAAGCGGTGATCGCATCGGGCGCGCGGGCGTCGGCTCCACCGATTGAGGGTCTGGACTCGGTTCACTATTTGACGAATGAGAGTCTGTTTTCGCTGACGGAACTTCCCCGCCGGTTTGGAATCGTCGGCGGCGGCCCGATCGGCAGCGAGATGGCACAGGCGTTTGCTCGCTTCGGCAGCGAGGTCTTTCTGTTTCAACGTGGCGATCACATTCTTCCACGTGAAGACGCTGACGCCGCCGCCGTGGTGCAAAAGCATTTTGAGCGCGATGGCATTCAATTGATGTTTGACAGCAAGGATATGAAAGTCGGTCCTGCCGATGACGGGGCCATTCGCGTTCAAGTCACTCAAGACGGCAAGCCGAGTGAGACCATCGTCGACCAATTGTTGATCGCGGTCGGTCGCGCACCGAACGTTGACGGATTGAACCTCGAGGCGGTGAAGGTGAAGTACGACCACGCAGGGGTCGACGTCAATGATTTCATGCAGACCAGCAATCCTCGCATCTATGCCGCGGGCGACATCTGTTCGAAGTACAAGTTCACGCACGCCGCCGACTTTCAAGCCCGCATCGTGATCCAAAATGCACTGTTTGCGGTGGGGCCGTTTGGCAAGAAAAAGGCCAGCGATCTCGTCATCCCGTGGGCGACTTATACATCGCCTGAGATCGCCCACGTTGGTCTCTACGAACAGGAAGCCAAGCAAGCGGGAGTCGAGATTGACACGTACATTCAACACTTTGCCGATGTCGATCGCGCGATCTTAGAAGGCCAAGATGATGGGTTCGTCAAGATTCACACCAAGAAAGGAACCGGCACGATCGTGGGCGCGACGATCGTCGCCGAGAACGCGGGTGACATGATCTCCGAAATCACGGTCGCGATGGTCGGCGGTTTGGGGCTAGGGAAAATCGCCAGCGCGATCCATCCCTATCCAACTCAGGCTGAGGCGATTCGCAAGCTCGGCGACCAGTTCAACCGGACACGGCTGACGCCGATCAGCAAGGGCGTTTTAGGCTGTCTGCGACGCTTGAACGTTGGAGCATAA
- a CDS encoding DUF547 domain-containing protein, which translates to MVRPWAFVIVALVALVTLATFLPFENLIVRLFGPPRVELSEAYADNAAGPSFDHAAFDSLLGRYVDAEGWVDYIGLKANVAELDAYLESIAAAPLDEMGRDEKLALLINAYNASTLKLILDHYPIRSIQQIAEETRWDAVRWNIGGNVWSLNQIEHEQIRPKFIEPRVHFALVCAASSCPPLRNEAFTAARLERQLHEQSQYVHDHATWFRFDRETSTASLTKLYSWYGGDFTQVAGSPLEFASRYAPSLEQTLAAGVTPQIEWLPYEWELNSLSNKRPR; encoded by the coding sequence ATGGTCCGACCGTGGGCATTCGTGATCGTCGCACTTGTGGCGCTGGTGACCCTCGCCACGTTTTTGCCGTTCGAAAACTTGATTGTTCGGCTGTTTGGCCCGCCTCGGGTCGAGCTGAGCGAGGCTTACGCGGACAACGCAGCGGGTCCGAGTTTCGATCATGCCGCGTTCGACTCGCTGCTGGGCCGATACGTGGACGCGGAAGGTTGGGTCGACTACATCGGCTTGAAAGCAAATGTTGCGGAGCTGGACGCGTACCTTGAATCGATCGCCGCGGCGCCTCTGGATGAAATGGGACGCGACGAAAAACTCGCGTTACTGATCAACGCCTACAACGCAAGCACGTTGAAGTTGATCCTCGATCACTACCCGATCCGCTCGATCCAGCAGATTGCGGAGGAAACGCGTTGGGACGCCGTTCGCTGGAACATCGGAGGGAACGTGTGGAGTTTAAACCAGATCGAGCATGAGCAAATTCGCCCGAAATTCATCGAGCCGCGCGTTCACTTTGCATTGGTGTGTGCCGCTTCGAGCTGCCCGCCTCTGCGAAATGAGGCGTTTACGGCAGCTCGGTTGGAACGACAACTGCACGAACAATCGCAGTACGTCCATGACCACGCGACTTGGTTCCGGTTTGACCGAGAGACTTCGACGGCGTCACTGACAAAACTTTATAGTTGGTACGGGGGCGATTTCACGCAAGTCGCCGGCAGCCCGCTCGAATTTGCGTCTCGCTACGCTCCATCGCTGGAGCAAACGCTCGCCGCGGGCGTAACACCGCAGATTGAGTGGCTGCCGTACGAGTGGGAACTCAACAGCCTATCGAACAAGCGGCCTCGATAG
- a CDS encoding SOUL family heme-binding protein, giving the protein MLRNPVVYFATIAVFVAIGVFAWNVTARAGYESAEYEVIETDGNYEIREYPDLMLVATTTQIDAQGRDGSFMKLFRYISGANESEQKISMTTPVFMENDKADSQVQMGFVMPKDVTVRGVPSPTGSDVDVRKRSGGRFAVLRFSGRLNAQLAKESEAKLRVWMESKGLVAAHDKSADTASASGVETAAYDPPFTPGPLRRNEVLIRLK; this is encoded by the coding sequence ATGCTTCGTAATCCAGTGGTCTATTTTGCGACGATTGCCGTCTTCGTCGCGATCGGAGTGTTCGCGTGGAATGTGACTGCGCGAGCCGGTTACGAGTCCGCCGAATACGAGGTCATCGAAACCGACGGCAATTACGAAATCCGCGAATACCCCGATCTGATGTTGGTCGCAACGACCACACAAATTGACGCGCAAGGTCGAGACGGCAGCTTCATGAAGCTGTTCCGCTACATCTCGGGCGCGAACGAGTCCGAGCAAAAGATCTCCATGACCACGCCCGTCTTTATGGAAAACGACAAAGCGGATTCGCAGGTCCAAATGGGATTTGTGATGCCCAAGGACGTCACCGTCCGTGGCGTCCCCTCGCCGACCGGCTCCGATGTTGACGTTCGCAAACGATCCGGCGGCCGCTTCGCCGTGCTGCGGTTCTCGGGCCGATTGAATGCCCAGCTCGCCAAGGAATCCGAAGCCAAGCTACGCGTTTGGATGGAAAGCAAAGGCTTGGTCGCAGCCCATGACAAGAGCGCTGACACGGCGTCCGCAAGTGGCGTCGAAACGGCCGCCTACGATCCGCCTTTCACTCCCGGCCCACTGCGCCGCAACGAAGTCCTGATCCGGCTGAAGTAA
- the nrtS gene encoding nitrate/nitrite transporter NrtS: protein MRDWLRLATKRSVVRRGLGYSVVVGTVLMVINQGDVVLSGELTRTHFVKIGLTYLVPFAVSTLSSVGAMRNAVRI from the coding sequence ATGCGTGATTGGCTAAGGCTCGCTACGAAGCGATCCGTTGTACGGCGTGGGCTTGGCTACAGCGTTGTCGTGGGAACGGTTCTGATGGTCATCAACCAGGGGGATGTCGTCCTCAGCGGCGAGTTGACACGCACCCATTTTGTCAAAATTGGGTTGACGTATCTCGTCCCCTTCGCCGTTTCGACCCTCTCGAGCGTCGGGGCGATGCGAAATGCTGTAAGGATTTGA
- a CDS encoding zf-HC2 domain-containing protein has product MVRQTNENHDLWSDCPPGTIAHLHDRIVSQRKRQVAIRIGGPMIVVMLLALGMGRFSQTSSQPCPEFNFGGVTCSDVQTHFQAFTMHELEPAQHEAMAIHLDQCPNCRDILKATKVPASNIVSRPVSTQFRGTRALSILIPWDQ; this is encoded by the coding sequence ATGGTCCGCCAAACCAACGAAAATCACGACCTGTGGTCGGATTGCCCGCCTGGGACGATTGCACATCTACACGACCGAATCGTCTCTCAACGCAAACGTCAAGTCGCCATCCGCATTGGCGGCCCGATGATCGTCGTCATGCTACTCGCTCTCGGCATGGGTCGTTTCAGCCAAACCTCGTCGCAACCATGCCCCGAATTTAACTTTGGCGGCGTGACGTGCAGCGACGTGCAAACCCACTTCCAAGCGTTCACCATGCATGAACTGGAACCCGCCCAACACGAAGCCATGGCAATCCACTTGGACCAGTGCCCGAATTGCCGCGACATCTTGAAAGCGACGAAAGTCCCAGCCAGCAACATCGTGAGCCGTCCGGTCTCAACCCAATTTCGAGGCACTCGTGCGTTGTCCATCCTTATTCCTTGGGATCAGTGA
- a CDS encoding DUF2726 domain-containing protein yields the protein MDHVLANAATFFTYVISQIALAQTAGQNHSINNKVRLWDVLYVPRSEESRKYENKISSKHIDFLLCDPTTMQPVLAIELDGASHHRKDRQDRDAFLDQALAAAGLPILHIKAARSYSIAEVQQQIVVVLPGTEAASFDPPPLPADQSSPKATDPSCPKCNTAMVKRKAAKGKHAGKRFWACSNYPQYREVIGID from the coding sequence ATGGACCACGTTCTGGCGAACGCAGCTACTTTTTTTACCTACGTCATTTCTCAAATTGCTCTAGCGCAAACCGCCGGTCAAAATCACTCGATCAACAACAAGGTTCGACTGTGGGACGTGTTGTACGTGCCGCGGAGCGAGGAGAGCCGCAAGTACGAGAACAAGATCAGCAGCAAGCACATCGACTTCTTGCTCTGCGACCCCACGACGATGCAGCCCGTTCTGGCCATCGAACTCGACGGCGCCAGCCACCACCGCAAAGACCGACAAGACCGCGACGCTTTTCTCGACCAAGCCCTCGCCGCCGCCGGCCTACCGATCCTGCACATCAAAGCTGCCCGCTCCTACTCCATCGCCGAAGTCCAACAGCAGATCGTGGTCGTATTACCCGGCACCGAAGCCGCCTCATTCGATCCGCCACCGTTGCCCGCAGACCAGTCATCTCCGAAAGCGACCGACCCTTCCTGCCCCAAGTGCAACACCGCAATGGTCAAGCGTAAAGCCGCCAAAGGCAAACACGCCGGCAAACGTTTTTGGGCCTGCAGCAATTATCCGCAATACCGCGAAGTCATCGGAATTGATTAG
- a CDS encoding TVP38/TMEM64 family protein, translated as MASENAVSAVANKSGNAKKWVVFLVVVAIGVIAYTQFGDLLSLENLAKQESGLRTFQADHPILVYGAAFLVYVLATGLSLPGAAVLTLVYGWYFGLLRGLVLVSFASTAGATLAFLLSRFLFRDSIQKRFGQRLESFNEALEKEGPFFLFTLRLIPAVPFFVINAVMGLTPVRTVTFWWVSQLGMLAGTAVYVYAGSSVPDLQTLADEGIGAVFSPSQLFQIVIAFVLLGLFPLIVRFAMKYIKRTPKQATTT; from the coding sequence ATGGCATCGGAAAATGCAGTCTCGGCGGTAGCGAACAAGTCGGGGAATGCCAAGAAGTGGGTGGTCTTCTTGGTCGTCGTCGCAATCGGCGTGATTGCTTACACCCAGTTTGGCGACCTGCTGAGCCTCGAAAACCTAGCCAAACAAGAAAGCGGTCTCCGCACGTTCCAAGCCGATCATCCGATCTTGGTTTATGGAGCCGCGTTTCTCGTTTACGTCCTCGCGACGGGACTCTCGCTCCCGGGCGCCGCCGTATTGACGCTCGTCTACGGTTGGTACTTCGGTCTGCTTCGCGGTCTGGTGCTCGTCAGCTTTGCTTCGACTGCCGGAGCGACGTTGGCTTTCTTGTTGAGCCGGTTTTTGTTTCGCGACTCGATTCAAAAGCGATTTGGCCAGCGGCTGGAAAGTTTTAACGAGGCCTTGGAAAAGGAAGGTCCGTTCTTTCTGTTCACGTTGCGACTGATCCCGGCCGTGCCCTTCTTTGTTATCAACGCCGTGATGGGGCTGACTCCGGTCCGAACGGTGACGTTTTGGTGGGTCAGCCAATTGGGGATGCTGGCCGGGACCGCGGTCTACGTTTATGCCGGCTCTAGCGTCCCGGACTTGCAAACGCTGGCCGATGAGGGCATCGGAGCGGTGTTCAGTCCAAGTCAGCTGTTTCAAATCGTGATTGCGTTTGTGCTGCTCGGTTTGTTTCCGCTGATCGTTCGGTTCGCGATGAAGTACATCAAGCGGACCCCAAAACAAGCGACCACGACATGA
- a CDS encoding aspartate aminotransferase family protein has translation MSTSDTDTQDTTIRINGPLPGVRAQAILARRDATSVRGLYRSCPIVADRATGATVTDVDGNVFIDLAGGIGALNAGHCPPEVTAAIHDQVDRLLHLCNIVGTYESMVQLSEKLHEIVPIRGPKKTLLCNSGVEAGENAVKIARYATGRQGIIVFEGAFHGRSLLGMTMTSKYDLYKRGFGPFASEVYRVPFPYEYREKPDGMSTQDFCELRIRDLKKALVAQIDPTSVAAVIIEPVQGEGGFIPAPPEYIRALRELTAQHGILLASDEVQTGFCRTGKMFAIEHTPGCGTEWDVDMVIMAKSIGSGLPIAAVTGKAEVMDKPHVGGLGSTYGGNPVACAGAVATIDYLREHHLADRANEIGAICEDYFRRWQTKHDVIGDVRCTGAMCALEFVTDRVTKEPNAVLPPLIVEEAFQRGLIMIRAGLYGSCIRSLVPLVITDVQLHEAMRALEAAVDAAVQRAASA, from the coding sequence ATGTCTACGAGCGATACCGATACCCAAGACACCACCATTCGGATCAACGGCCCTCTGCCTGGCGTACGCGCCCAAGCGATCCTGGCGCGGCGAGACGCGACCTCCGTCCGCGGGCTGTACCGTTCCTGTCCGATCGTCGCGGACCGCGCCACGGGCGCCACGGTGACGGACGTGGACGGCAACGTCTTCATCGACTTGGCCGGCGGCATCGGCGCCCTCAATGCCGGTCACTGTCCGCCCGAAGTCACCGCTGCGATCCATGACCAAGTCGACCGGCTGCTGCACTTGTGCAACATCGTGGGCACCTATGAATCGATGGTGCAACTGAGCGAAAAACTGCATGAAATCGTGCCCATCCGCGGCCCCAAGAAAACGCTCTTGTGCAACTCTGGTGTCGAGGCTGGCGAGAACGCGGTAAAGATTGCCCGCTACGCCACCGGCCGCCAGGGCATCATCGTTTTTGAGGGAGCCTTTCACGGCCGCAGCCTGTTGGGCATGACGATGACGAGCAAGTACGACCTGTACAAACGCGGTTTCGGACCGTTTGCCAGCGAGGTCTATCGTGTGCCATTCCCCTACGAATACCGCGAGAAGCCTGACGGGATGAGCACGCAGGATTTCTGTGAGCTGCGGATCCGTGATTTGAAGAAAGCGTTGGTGGCGCAGATCGATCCGACCAGTGTGGCGGCGGTGATTATCGAGCCGGTGCAGGGCGAGGGTGGCTTCATTCCCGCGCCGCCTGAATACATTCGTGCCCTCCGCGAACTGACCGCCCAGCATGGCATCCTGCTCGCCAGCGACGAGGTCCAGACCGGCTTTTGCCGCACCGGGAAAATGTTTGCCATCGAGCACACACCGGGCTGCGGGACCGAGTGGGACGTGGACATGGTGATCATGGCCAAGAGCATCGGCTCGGGATTGCCCATTGCGGCGGTCACCGGCAAGGCCGAGGTGATGGACAAGCCTCACGTCGGCGGTCTGGGGTCCACTTACGGCGGCAACCCCGTGGCCTGCGCGGGCGCCGTGGCGACGATCGACTATCTGCGTGAACATCACTTGGCCGACCGGGCCAACGAGATCGGCGCGATCTGCGAAGACTACTTTCGCCGCTGGCAGACGAAGCACGATGTGATCGGCGACGTGCGGTGCACCGGGGCGATGTGTGCGCTTGAGTTTGTCACCGATCGAGTGACCAAGGAGCCCAATGCCGTGCTGCCGCCGCTGATTGTCGAAGAGGCGTTCCAGCGCGGTCTGATCATGATCCGGGCCGGGCTCTACGGCTCTTGCATTCGCTCGCTGGTCCCCCTGGTGATCACCGATGTGCAGCTGCACGAGGCGATGCGGGCACTCGAGGCCGCGGTCGATGCAGCGGTGCAACGCGCCGCGTCCGCCTGA
- a CDS encoding anti-sigma factor family protein, whose protein sequence is MLSCKEISKLVSESLDHKLTLRQRMEMWMHLRMCRLCSAFRRDLLRLRNGMRQHGADVDAAETNPSETDAGEATAGETSAGEASARLSAEARQRIKRALSSTDR, encoded by the coding sequence ATGCTCAGTTGCAAGGAAATTTCGAAGCTTGTCTCCGAATCGCTCGACCACAAGTTGACCTTGCGGCAGCGAATGGAGATGTGGATGCACCTGCGCATGTGCCGCCTCTGTTCCGCGTTTCGTCGTGACCTGCTCCGGCTTCGCAACGGAATGCGACAACACGGGGCAGACGTGGACGCTGCGGAGACGAATCCCAGCGAAACGGACGCTGGCGAAGCGACTGCTGGCGAAACGAGTGCTGGCGAGGCGAGTGCCAGACTCTCTGCGGAAGCTCGACAGAGGATCAAGCGAGCGCTCTCATCGACCGATCGATGA
- a CDS encoding C45 family autoproteolytic acyltransferase/hydolase, producing the protein MPSIETLKIDGDAEAMGRVHGTAFRTEIQTLTEERMRLCYDRFWIGEGRATVNPTALANACWAHQQRYDDLVTAELEGIARAADVPACDLLVTGGFTDFVDALRGGSASGQKPIDDPGQCTAVLVAAKVAADGRPLLAQTWDMHPSATPYIRVLDLRSTDQPAAVVFTVTGCPAMIGVNEHGLAIGINNMVTSDGRPGVMWTSVVRRMLRARNADEALTLLNAAPVAGAHHYLLLDAESTGYSVERSPTRIAVWSLESTLAHTNHCLNSELINIEPPRGAVPAYSTRNRLRTAADWLEGHPADCSRSGLWRLLNHFDERDPLGSICHGPQPGYDVETGGAVVISPRDRAMDATWGQSDVRNATDRIAPETFNVFSPSRTSTP; encoded by the coding sequence ATGCCTTCCATCGAAACGCTGAAAATTGACGGCGATGCCGAGGCGATGGGCCGCGTCCACGGCACCGCATTTCGTACCGAAATTCAAACGCTGACCGAAGAGCGTATGCGGCTTTGCTACGATCGTTTCTGGATCGGGGAAGGCCGCGCGACGGTGAACCCCACGGCGTTGGCCAACGCTTGCTGGGCACATCAGCAGCGTTACGACGACCTCGTGACGGCCGAACTTGAGGGCATCGCTCGGGCCGCAGACGTGCCCGCCTGCGATCTGTTGGTGACAGGCGGTTTTACGGACTTTGTCGACGCCCTTCGCGGCGGCTCGGCATCCGGCCAGAAGCCGATCGATGATCCAGGCCAGTGCACCGCCGTGTTAGTTGCCGCCAAAGTGGCCGCGGACGGGCGACCCTTGTTGGCGCAAACTTGGGACATGCATCCCTCGGCCACTCCGTATATCCGCGTGCTAGACCTGCGCTCGACCGATCAGCCCGCCGCGGTGGTGTTCACCGTGACGGGGTGCCCCGCCATGATTGGCGTGAATGAACATGGTCTTGCCATCGGGATCAACAACATGGTGACCTCCGACGGTCGCCCGGGCGTGATGTGGACCAGTGTGGTACGCCGCATGCTTCGTGCTCGCAACGCCGACGAAGCGCTGACGCTGTTGAACGCAGCACCGGTGGCTGGCGCCCACCACTACCTGCTGCTCGATGCGGAAAGCACCGGGTACAGCGTAGAACGCTCGCCCACCCGCATCGCCGTGTGGTCCTTAGAGTCGACGCTTGCCCACACCAACCACTGCTTGAACTCGGAATTGATCAACATCGAGCCGCCGCGTGGGGCGGTGCCGGCGTACAGCACGCGCAACCGGCTGCGAACCGCCGCAGATTGGCTCGAGGGGCATCCGGCGGACTGCTCACGCTCCGGCCTGTGGCGATTGTTGAACCACTTCGATGAACGTGATCCGTTGGGCTCCATCTGTCACGGCCCGCAGCCGGGTTACGATGTCGAGACCGGGGGCGCGGTGGTGATCTCACCGCGTGATCGTGCGATGGATGCGACGTGGGGACAAAGTGACGTCCGCAACGCTACGGATCGAATCGCACCAGAGACCTTCAACGTGTTTAGCCCCTCTCGAACGTCAACCCCTTAA
- a CDS encoding ZIP family metal transporter, producing MNELVQVLLLTMMAGAAIPIGGALAMVERISPQWIEEEFRHSVIAFGGGVLISAVALVLVPDGVKPLSLGWIVAAFVAGAVVFWGLETLLARSKSSIAQLVAMLSDFIPEAIALGAAFAHGEKTGLLLAVLIALQNLPEGFNAYRELNATDDIGGKKLLLLLAACIPLGPLAGWVGYQYLSDYPRVVGFIMLFAASGILYLTFQDLAPQSKVENQRAPAIGAVLGFLLGVVGQALLAG from the coding sequence ATGAACGAACTGGTGCAGGTGTTGTTGCTGACCATGATGGCGGGGGCGGCCATTCCGATCGGCGGCGCGCTCGCGATGGTCGAAAGAATTTCGCCGCAATGGATTGAAGAAGAGTTTCGGCACAGCGTGATCGCGTTCGGCGGCGGAGTGTTGATCTCGGCCGTTGCCTTGGTGCTGGTGCCCGACGGGGTGAAGCCGTTATCGCTGGGCTGGATCGTGGCCGCATTCGTTGCGGGTGCGGTTGTGTTTTGGGGATTGGAAACGCTGCTGGCCCGATCGAAGAGCTCCATCGCCCAGTTGGTCGCGATGCTGTCCGACTTTATCCCCGAGGCGATTGCGCTCGGAGCGGCGTTCGCGCACGGCGAGAAGACAGGATTGCTGCTGGCGGTTTTGATCGCGCTGCAAAACCTGCCCGAGGGTTTCAATGCGTACCGCGAGCTAAATGCGACCGACGATATCGGCGGCAAGAAACTCCTTTTGTTGCTGGCCGCCTGCATCCCGCTCGGTCCGCTGGCGGGATGGGTTGGCTACCAGTATCTCTCGGATTACCCGAGAGTCGTCGGCTTCATCATGCTTTTTGCCGCCAGCGGAATTCTGTATTTGACGTTCCAAGATTTGGCACCGCAGTCCAAGGTCGAGAACCAAAGGGCACCGGCGATTGGTGCCGTGCTGGGGTTCCTGCTCGGCGTCGTCGGCCAAGCCCTACTCGCCGGCTGA